CAGCGCGTCTCCTGGGCGAAAGAGGAGCACCGTCAGGTCCTGCTCGCGGATCTCGCGAAGACGCCGCCCGCCGCGATCGTGATCGAGCACTGGGACGTCTTCCCCCACGTCACGGGCGACTCGCTCGATTCGGCGGATTCGCTCCCCGATTTCCCCGAGATGCAGAAGCTGCTCGACGAGAAATACACGCTGCACGCCACGATCGGGCAGATGGACGTGTATCTCGAGGCGAAGGGAGGAGCGTTATGACCGCCCTCGCCCCCCCGCTCGTCGAGGACGTCGAGGCGGAGGCCACGCCACGCGGCGGCGTGCGTGTGCTCGTCGAGCGCGCGCGGCGCGTCTTTCCAGGCAGCGGCGTCGTGCTCGACGGCGTGGACCTCGACGTCGCCGCCGGCGCCTTCGTCGCCCTGCTCGGCCCCTCGGGCTGCGGCAAGTCCACCCTGCTGCGGCTCGTCGCCGGCCTCGATCAGGCGGACGGCGGCGCGGTCCGCCTCGTCCCGGAGGACGGCGCCGAGCGCCCCCGCATTGCGTACGTTTTCCAGGACGCGCACCTCTTGCCCTGGCGCGACGTGCTCGACAATGCGGCGTTGCCGCTCGAGCTCGCGGGCGTGCCGAAAGACGAGCGGCGCAACGCGGCCCGCGCCGCCCTCGGGCAGGTGGGGCTCGGCGACGCGGCGGCGCGGTATCCGGCGGAGCTCTCGGGCGGCATGAAGATGCGCGTCTCGCTGGCCCGCGCCCTCGTCACGCGCCCGAACATCCTCCTGCTCGACGAGCCCTTCGCCGCCCTCGACGAGCTCACGCGCCAGAGGCTCGACGATCAGCTCCGCGCCTTGTGGCTCGACCTCGGCATGACCGTCCTCTTCGTCACGCATTCGAATGCAGAGGCCGCGTACCTCGCCGAGCGTTGCCTCGTGCTCTCCCGACGCCCGGCGCGGATCCTGCTCGATACGCCGATCGACCTGCCCCGCGAGCGCGCCGCCTCCTTGCGCAGCGATCCACGCTTCGCCCGCGCGCTCGGCCCGCTCCAGGAGGCGCTGCAGGCCGGAGAGGCGCAATCGTGAAGAAATCCCTCCTGGCCGCGGCGCCGCCGATCCTCTCGCTCGTCTTGTTGCTCGGCGCCTGGGAGGTCCTCGTGCGGGTGCTCGAGGTGCCGGCGTATCTGTTGCCTCCGCCGAGCCAGATCGCCGCCGCCTTCGCCGCGGACGCCGCCACGCTCGGGCTCGCGACCTTGACCACGGCGAGGAGCGCGCTCTTCGGGTTCGTGCTCTCGGGGGTGATCGGCGTGCTCGTGGCCGTGCTGCTCTCGGCGTCGCGGCTGCTCGAGCGCGCGTTTTACCCGTACGCCGTCTTCCTGCAGACCGTGCCGATCGTGGCGATAGCGCCGCTGCTCGTGCTCTGGTTCGGGCCGGGCGAGCGCGCGGTGAGCGTGTCGGCGTTCATCGTGAGCGTGTTCCCGGTCGTGGCGAATGCGCTGACGGGGCTCAGGTCCGTCGAGCCAGCGCTGCGGGATCTCTTCCGGCTGTATGGGGCGGGCAAGCTGCGCACGCTCTTGCTGCTGAGCTTGCCTTCGTCCTTGCCGAGCATCGTGACGGGCCTACGAATCGCGGGCGGGCTCGCGGTGATCGGGGCCATCGTGGGCGAATTCGTGGCGGGCTTCGCCGAGGGGACACCCGGGCTCGGCATCGTCATCATGAGCGCGCCGAGGCAGCTCCGCACGGACCTGCTCTTCGCGGCCGTGCTCTGCGCCTCGGCCCTCGGGCTCGGCCTGTTCGGGCTGACGAACCTGGGCGGGTGGTTCCTGCTGCGGCGGTGGCATCCGTCGGAGAAGGGCTGAAGGAACACGGCTTGCCATCGACCGTGGCTCGGGCCGCGCGCCCTGCCTCGAAGGAGTCACCGCATGTTCGTCGTGGTCAAC
The Polyangium spumosum DNA segment above includes these coding regions:
- a CDS encoding ABC transporter ATP-binding protein, producing the protein MTALAPPLVEDVEAEATPRGGVRVLVERARRVFPGSGVVLDGVDLDVAAGAFVALLGPSGCGKSTLLRLVAGLDQADGGAVRLVPEDGAERPRIAYVFQDAHLLPWRDVLDNAALPLELAGVPKDERRNAARAALGQVGLGDAAARYPAELSGGMKMRVSLARALVTRPNILLLDEPFAALDELTRQRLDDQLRALWLDLGMTVLFVTHSNAEAAYLAERCLVLSRRPARILLDTPIDLPRERAASLRSDPRFARALGPLQEALQAGEAQS
- a CDS encoding ABC transporter permease, producing MKKSLLAAAPPILSLVLLLGAWEVLVRVLEVPAYLLPPPSQIAAAFAADAATLGLATLTTARSALFGFVLSGVIGVLVAVLLSASRLLERAFYPYAVFLQTVPIVAIAPLLVLWFGPGERAVSVSAFIVSVFPVVANALTGLRSVEPALRDLFRLYGAGKLRTLLLLSLPSSLPSIVTGLRIAGGLAVIGAIVGEFVAGFAEGTPGLGIVIMSAPRQLRTDLLFAAVLCASALGLGLFGLTNLGGWFLLRRWHPSEKG